In Calonectris borealis chromosome 22, bCalBor7.hap1.2, whole genome shotgun sequence, one genomic interval encodes:
- the MIEN1 gene encoding migration and invasion enhancer 1 translates to MSGGAEAAAAAAGADAEAERRVRIVVEYCEPCGFEPTYQELASAVKEEYPDIEIESRLGGTGAFEIEINGQLVFSKLENGGFPYEKDLIEAIRRARNGEPLEKITNSRPPCVIL, encoded by the exons ATGAGCGGCGGGGccgaagcggcggcggcggcggccggggctgaCGCCGAGGCCGAGCGGCGGGTCCGCATCGTGGTGGAGTACTG CGAGCCCTGCGGCTTCGAGCCCACGTACCAGGAGCTGGCGAGCGCCGTGAAGGAGGAGTACCCCGACATCGAGATCGAGTcaaggctggggggcacag GTGCCTTCGAGATTGAGATCAACGGGCAGCTGGTCTTCTCCAAGCTGGAGAACGGAGGCTTTCCCTACGAGAAGGAC CTGATCGAAGCGATTCGCAGAGCGAGGAATGGGGAACCGCTGGAGAAAATCACCAACAGCCGCCCCCCCTGCGTCATCCTGTAG
- the GRB7 gene encoding growth factor receptor-bound protein 7, with the protein MDGGAQQSSLREPPGPGGAEQEGVPGEWDGGEGPPEVKRSQPLFIHGSSRQLPEEEPRASSLPSIPNPFPELCSPSNSPILSSPALGQGPPREGASHVVKVFGEDGACRSLEASAGTTARQLCETLVRRTRALQDHSWALVELHQHLALERCLEDHESVVEVQSSWPPGADSRFVFRKNFAKYELFKSNASLFPEVMVSSCLEANKSMAHSELIQNFLNSGSCPEVQGFLQLREAGRKVWKRFYFSLRRSGLYYSTKGTSKDPRHLQYFADLTESNIYYVTQGKKLYGTPTEFGFCIKPYKVRSGVKGLKLLCSEDEQSRSCWMAAFRLFKYGMQLYRNYQQAQARLSQPPWIGPTPLRSVSDNALVAMDFSGCTGRVIENPSEVLTVALEEAQAWRKKTTHRYSLPAACQSSPLSAAIHRTQPWFHGRISREDTQQLIGRQGLVEGVFLVRESQRNPKGFVLSLCHLQRVKHYLILPSEEEGRLYFTMDDGQTRFADLIQLVEFHQINRGILPCKLRHYCTCVAL; encoded by the exons ATGGACGGGGGGGCTCAGCAGAGCAGCCTCCGGGagccccccgggccgggcggcgccgaGCAGGAGGGGGTCCCCGGCGAGTGGGACGGGGGCGAGGGGCCGCCCGAGGTCAAGCGCTCCCAGCCCCTCTTCATCCACGGCAGCAG CCGGCAGCTGCCGGAGGAGGAGCCGCGCGCCTCGTCGCTGCCCAGCATCCCCAACCCCTTCCCCGAGCTCTGCAGCCCCTCCAACTCGCCCATCCTCAGCAGCCCGGCCCTGGGGCAGGGGCCCCCCCGCGAAGGCGCCTCCCAC GTGGTGAAGGTGTTCGGCGAGGACGGCGCGTGCCGCTCGCTGGAGGCGTCGGCGGGGACCACGGCGCGGCAGCTCTGCGAGACGCTGGTGCGGAGGACGCGGGCGCTGCAGGACCACAGCTGGGCCCTGGTCGAGCTGCACCAGCACCTGGCCCTGG AGCGGTGCCTGGAGGACCACGAGTCGGTGGTGGAGGTGCAGAGCTCCTGGCCCCCGGGCGCCGACAGCCGCTTCGTCTTCCGCAAGAACTTCGCCAAGTACGAGCTCTTCAAGAGCAACGCG tCCCTCTTCCCCGAGGTGATGGTGTCCAGCTGCCTGGAGGCGAATAAGAGCATGGCACACTCCGAGCTCATCCAG AACTTCCTCAACTCCGGGAGCTGCCCCGAGGTCCAGGGCTTCCTGCAGCTGCGGGAGGCCGGGCGCAAGGTCTGGAAGCGTTTCTACTTctccctgcgccgctcggggctCTACTACTCCACCAAGGGCACCTCCAAG gacccccggcacCTCCAGTACTTCGCCGACCTCACCGAGTCCAACATCTACTACGTGACGCAGGGCAAGAAGCTCTACGGGACGCCCACCGAGTTCGGCTTCTGCATCAAG ccctACAAGGTGCGGAGCGGCGTGAAGGGCCTGAAGCTGCTCTGCAGCGAGGACGAGCAGAGCCGGAGCTGCTGGATGGCGGCTTTCCGCCTCTTCAAG TACGGCATGCAGCTCTACCGCAACTACCAGCAAGCGCAGGCGCGGCTGAGCCAGCCCCCCTGGATCGGCCCCACGCCCCTG CGAAGCGTCTCGGACAACGCGCTGGTGGCCATGGACTTCTCGGGGTGCACGGGCCGGGTGATCGAGAACCCCAGCGAGGTGCTGACGGTGGCCCTGGAGGAGGCGCAGGCCTGGAGG AAGAAGACGACGCACCGGTACAGCCTGCCGGCAGCCTGCCAGAGCTCCCCGCTCAGCGCCG CCATCCACCGCACCCAGCCCTGGTTCCACGGGCGCATCTCCCGGGAGGACACCCAGCAGCTCATCGGCCGTCAGGGCTTGGTGGAAGG CGTCTTCCTGGTGCGGGAGAGCCAGCGCAACCCCAAGGGCTTCgtcctgtccctgtgccacctGCAGAGAGTCAAACACTATCTCATCCTGCCG AGCGAGGAGGAGGGACGGCTCTACTTCACCATGGACGACGGGCAGACCCGCTTCGCCGACCTCATCCAGCTCGTGGAGTTCCACCAGATCAACCGCGGCATCCTGCCCTGCAAGCTGCGGCACTACTGCACCTGCGTGGCCCTCTGA
- the LOC142092144 gene encoding retinol dehydrogenase 8-like: MAPKTVLITGCSSGIGLALAVRLARDKQRRFRVIATMRNVGRSGALAAAAGPALGRTLEIKQLDVCDEGSIRACLDSIPGRHVDILVSNAGVGMVGPLECQSLAAMQSLMDTNFFGLVRLVKEVLPDMKRRRGGHIVVISSIMGLQGIVFNDVYAASKFAVEGFCESLVVQALRFNVAISLVEPGPVTTEFEAKVYEEAERADYSRTDPETADIFTNLYLRNSKDVFASLGQSPEDIAEHTLRVIEAARPPFRHQTNVAYTPMAALKHADPSGALMTDAFYKLVFKYDAVLRLSLRAIRLLRWKAQKVKEGARLLGFK, from the exons ATGGCTCCCAAGACGGTGCTGATCACCGGCTGCTCCTCCGGCATCGGGCTGGCGCTGGCCGTCCGGCTGGCGCGGGACAAGCAGCGCCGCTTCCGAG TCATCGCCACCATGAGGAACGTGGGCAGGAGcggggcgctggcggcggcggcggggccggcgctgggCCGGACGCTGGAGATCAAGCAGCTGGACGTCTGCGACGAGGGCTCCATCCGCGCCTGCCTCGACAGCATCCCCGGGCGCCACGTTGACATCCTGG TCAGCAACGCCGGGGTGGGCATGGTGGGTCCCCTGGAGTGCCAGAGCCTGGCGGCCATGCAGAGCCTCATGGACACCAACTTCTTCGGCCTCGTCCGCCTGGTCAAGGAGGTGCTGCCCGACATGAAGCGGCGCCGCGGGGGCCACATCGTGGTCATCAGCAGCATCATGGGCCTGCAGG GCATCGTCTTCAACGACGTCTACGCGGCCTCCAAGTTCGCGGTGGAGGGTTTCTGCGAGAGCCTGGTGGTGCAGGCGCTGCGCTTCAACGTGGC GATCAGCCTGGTGGAGCCGGGGCCGGTGACAACGGAGTTCGAGGCGAAGGTGTACGAGGAAGCCGAACGCGCTGACTACTCGCGGACCGACCCCGAGACGGCCGACATCTTCACCAACCTCTACCTGAGGAACTCCAAGGACGTCTTCGCCAGCCTGGGCCAGAGCCCCGAGGACATCGCGGAG CACACGCTGCGGGTGATCGAGGCGGCCCGGCCGCCCTTCCGGCACCAGACCAACGTGGCGTACACGCCGATGGCCGCGCTGAAGCACGCCGACCCCAGCGGCGCCCTCATGACCGACGCTTTCTACAAGCTGGTGTTCAAGTACGACGCGGTGCTGCGGCTCAGCCTCCGCGCCATCCGCCTGCTCCGCTGGAAGGCCCAGAAGGTGAAGGAGGGCGCCCGGCTGCTGGGCTTCAAGTag